The Triplophysa rosa unplaced genomic scaffold, Trosa_1v2 scaffold277_ERROPOS381633+, whole genome shotgun sequence genome contains a region encoding:
- the LOC130550284 gene encoding inhibitor of Bruton tyrosine kinase-like isoform X1: MSLGTPDCTPKCRSLEHAEEVIAALTSGSDGRLRTYLSAHCHNAATLRDSYGRTALHLAASLGKRDLLQWLLDSKHADLLVKDKESGWTALHRSIFYGQIHCLMTLIKHGGQLSIQDKEGLSVLDLTMKDRPTHVVFRNTDPTEVYTWGSNTNFSLGHGNQESRHRPEIVDLFSRSGVYVKQVVLCKFHSVFLSQKGQVYTCGHGQGGRLGHGDEQTYLVPRIVDGLLSHQCSQIAAARDHTVVLTEEGYVYTFGLNTHYQLGLSPPLASSQIPKQVSCKALKGRMVIGVAAGRFHTVLWTRDAVYTVGLNGGQLGYLLEPNGEKCVTAPRQVSALHHKYVNIAMAAASHGATVCVTEKGDVYLLVDYQCKKLASKQLNLKKVLVSGGSLDHRVYPQVLHDGGGEKLVILALDEAGRVSNMILKN, encoded by the exons ATGAGTCTGGGAACCCCAGACTGCACACCAAAGTGCCGTTCTCTGGAGCATGCAGAGGAGGTTATCGCTGCATTGACCAGTGGCTCGGATGGCCGTTTGCGGACTTACCTGTCTGCACATTGTCACAACGCAGCTACTCTGCGGGATTCATACGGACGCACGGCTCTCCACCTCGCAGCTTCGCTGGGTAAGCGTGACTTGCTTCAGTGGCTCCTGGACAGCAAGCACGCCGACCTGCTGGTGAAGGACAAAGAGTCAGGGTGGACCGCCCTGCATCGCAGCATCTTCTATGGGCAGATTCACTGCCTCATGACCCTCATCAAG CATGGAGGGCAGCTGTCCATCCAGGACAAAGAAGGGCTTTCTGTTTTAGATCTTACCATGAAAGACCGCCCAACTCATGTTGTTTTCCGAAACACTG ATCCTACTGAGGTGTACACTTGGGGAAGCAACACAAATTTCAGTCTTGGGCATGGCAACCAGGAAAGTAGGCATCGTCCTGAGATTGTGGACTTGTTTTCCAGGTCTGGTGTTTATGTGAAACAG GTGGTGTTGTGCAAGTTCCACTCTGTCTTCCTGTCCCAGAAGGGTCAGGTCTACACATGTGGACATGGACAGGGGGGACGACTGGGGCATGGTGATGAACAGACCTATCTG GTTCCTCGTATAGTGGATGGGCTGCTGTCCCATCAGTGCTCTCAGATTGCAGCGGCCCGAGATCACACAGTGGTTCTGACAGAGGAAGGGTACGTCTACACGTTTGGGCTCAACACCCATTATCAGCTTGGTCTGTCACCTCCACTTGCCTCCAGCCAAATTCCCAAACAG GTGTCATGTAAGGCTCTAAAAGGCAGAATGGTGATTGGTGTTGCAGCTGGCAGGTTCCACACGGTTCTTTGGACTCGAGATGCAGTGTATACCGTAGGATTAAACGGTGGCCAGCTGG GTTACCTGCTGGAGCCCAACGGTGAGAAGTGCGTGACCGCCCCCCGGCAGGTGTCCGCTCTGCACCACAAGTATGTGAACATCGCTATGGCCGCAGCCAGTCACGGTGCCACCGTGTGCGTGACAGAAAAGGGAGATGTGTACCTGCTGGTGGATTATCAGTGCAAGAAACTGGCCTCCAA acAGCTGAATCTGAAAAAGGTTCTTGTGAGTGGTGGTAGTTTGGACCATCGTGTTTACCCTCAGGTCCTGCATGATGGTGGAGGAGAGAAGCTGGTGATATTGGCTCTAGATGAAGCTGGAAGGGTGAGCAATATGATCTTGAAAAACTAG
- the tpbgb gene encoding trophoblast glycoprotein b, which produces MCNLTLCVLLFLAASSSSSCPVHCVCETTIVNCVNQGLRSIPQPLPKDITTLNINGNDIRNLNNESFPSPLEHLTSLYVSGSQVEQLNTMVFANLPSLRFLDLSNNIIVHFSAEAFSQDNKVEVLNLSRSLYNYSYVGVFANLFKQSLPKVSHLDLSNNKLVLLPEGTFTGLLDLTVLDLRNNSLVSIMNGTFQNRALEELDLRDNALKDLPNGTLADLCLIPDLRVRLAGNPWRCDCNIEDMLIWLKRYDLVVDKLKITCSAPAGLKHVSLLQLKQYQLPCTYTGDLKGVLETSYVFLGMVLALIGVIFLLVLYLNRKGIKRWIYNIRDACRDHMEGYHYRYEINSDPRLANLSLNSDV; this is translated from the coding sequence ATGTGTAACTTGACTCTCTGCGTTTTGCTCTTCCTCGCGGCTTCAAGCTCATCTTCCTGTCCTGTCCATTGCGTGTGTGAAACCACAATAGTGAACTGTGTAAACCAAGGCTTGAGATCTATCCCACAACCTCTTCCCAAAGACATCACCACACTTAACATCAATGGAAACGATATAAGGAATCTAAACAATGAATCATTCCCAAGCCCTCTGGAGCATTTAACAAGCCTTTATGTGTCTGGAAGCCAAGTGGAGCAGTTAAACACTATGGTGTTTGCTAACTTGCCAAGTCTTCGTTTCCTTGACCTCAGCAACAATATAATTGTACATTTCAGTGCTGAGGCTTTTTCTCAAGACAATAAGGTAGAGGTTCTGAACCTCAGCAGATCCTTATACAATTATTCGTATGTAGGTGTGTTTGCAAATCTTTTCAAACAGAGCTTACCTAAGGTTTCCCATCTTGATTTATCCAACAACAAACTGGTTCTCCTTCCAGAAGGCACATTCACAGGTTTGTTGGACCTCACTGTTTTAGATTTGAGGAACAACTCCCTTGTTTCAATAATGAATGGCACGTTTCAGAACCGCGCACTTGAAGAGTTGGATTTACGTGATAATGCATTAAAAGACCTGCCAAATGGTACTCTTGCAGACCTCTGTTTAATTCCTGATTTGAGAGTCAGGCTTGCAGGAAACCCCTGGCGTTGTGATTGTAATATTGAGGACATGTTGATTTGGTTGAAGAGATATGATCTTGTAGTTGACAAATTAAAAATTACCTGTTCTGCTCCGGCAGGGTTGAAACATGTCTCACTTTTACAGCTAAAACAATATCAACTTCCATGCACCTACACTGGTGATTTAAAGGGTGTTCTGGAGACCTCCTATGTCTTCCTGGGGATGGTACTTGCCCTCATTGGAGTCATCTTCCTGCTTGTCCTTTACCTCAACAGAAAAGGAATCAAGCGGTGGATCTACAATATCCGTGATGCCTGCAGAGACCATATGGAGGGGTACCATTACAGATATGAGATCAACTCAGACCCACGGCTAGCCAACCTCAGCCTCAATTCAGATGTGTGA
- the LOC130550284 gene encoding inhibitor of Bruton tyrosine kinase-like isoform X2, with product MTLIKHGGQLSIQDKEGLSVLDLTMKDRPTHVVFRNTDPTEVYTWGSNTNFSLGHGNQESRHRPEIVDLFSRSGVYVKQVVLCKFHSVFLSQKGQVYTCGHGQGGRLGHGDEQTYLVPRIVDGLLSHQCSQIAAARDHTVVLTEEGYVYTFGLNTHYQLGLSPPLASSQIPKQVSCKALKGRMVIGVAAGRFHTVLWTRDAVYTVGLNGGQLGYLLEPNGEKCVTAPRQVSALHHKYVNIAMAAASHGATVCVTEKGDVYLLVDYQCKKLASKQLNLKKVLVSGGSLDHRVYPQVLHDGGGEKLVILALDEAGRVSNMILKN from the exons ATGACCCTCATCAAG CATGGAGGGCAGCTGTCCATCCAGGACAAAGAAGGGCTTTCTGTTTTAGATCTTACCATGAAAGACCGCCCAACTCATGTTGTTTTCCGAAACACTG ATCCTACTGAGGTGTACACTTGGGGAAGCAACACAAATTTCAGTCTTGGGCATGGCAACCAGGAAAGTAGGCATCGTCCTGAGATTGTGGACTTGTTTTCCAGGTCTGGTGTTTATGTGAAACAG GTGGTGTTGTGCAAGTTCCACTCTGTCTTCCTGTCCCAGAAGGGTCAGGTCTACACATGTGGACATGGACAGGGGGGACGACTGGGGCATGGTGATGAACAGACCTATCTG GTTCCTCGTATAGTGGATGGGCTGCTGTCCCATCAGTGCTCTCAGATTGCAGCGGCCCGAGATCACACAGTGGTTCTGACAGAGGAAGGGTACGTCTACACGTTTGGGCTCAACACCCATTATCAGCTTGGTCTGTCACCTCCACTTGCCTCCAGCCAAATTCCCAAACAG GTGTCATGTAAGGCTCTAAAAGGCAGAATGGTGATTGGTGTTGCAGCTGGCAGGTTCCACACGGTTCTTTGGACTCGAGATGCAGTGTATACCGTAGGATTAAACGGTGGCCAGCTGG GTTACCTGCTGGAGCCCAACGGTGAGAAGTGCGTGACCGCCCCCCGGCAGGTGTCCGCTCTGCACCACAAGTATGTGAACATCGCTATGGCCGCAGCCAGTCACGGTGCCACCGTGTGCGTGACAGAAAAGGGAGATGTGTACCTGCTGGTGGATTATCAGTGCAAGAAACTGGCCTCCAA acAGCTGAATCTGAAAAAGGTTCTTGTGAGTGGTGGTAGTTTGGACCATCGTGTTTACCCTCAGGTCCTGCATGATGGTGGAGGAGAGAAGCTGGTGATATTGGCTCTAGATGAAGCTGGAAGGGTGAGCAATATGATCTTGAAAAACTAG